GTGGGTCTGCTTATACTGATACACTAAAGCACACTCCAATTAGCGATACACAGAAGGTTTATAACACTGTAAAAAAGGAGCTTAAGGATTTATATGGTATTGATGTGTTGAAACAAATGGGTTTTAATAACACTTACGTTCTTGCAGTAACACAGGAAACCTCAAATAAGTACAAGCTTGAAACTATTAGTGATTTTGCTAAGGTTGCAAATAAGTTGAAATCAGGAACTGTATTTGAGTTTTCCAATCGTGAAGATGGACTGTCAGGTTTACAGAAGACGTATGGATTTAAGATGGGAGAGTCTATTACCTTGGACGGAGCACCTAGATATACTGCACTGGTGAATAAGGAAGTAGATGTCATCGATGCATTTGCAACAGATGGACTACTTAAAAAATTTGATTTAAAAACCCTTAAGGACGATAAGTCATTCTTTCCACCATACTATGCAATGCCAATTATAAGAGAAGATACCTTGAAAAAATATCCAGAAATTACTCCTATTTTGGACAAGTTAGGTAATGTTCTTACAAATGAAGTTATGATGGAACTAAATTATAAGGTTGATGAATTACAACAAAACCCAGATACTGTTGCAAGGGAATTTTTAAAGGAACAGGGATTAATAGCACAATAGTAGTTACGTTGTATGAAAAACATAATAATCAATAAGTTTTAAAACTTAAAAACAGAGAAATTTGACAAAGTAGTATTGGATATAAAAAAATATATAAAAGTTTAAATTTAAACAGTTCCTTTGCTTCTTATGCAAGTCATTCCAGAGAAATTTCATAATTCAGGTAATATAATGCTTTTTGTGGGATAATCATTATATGCAATATTCTATATAAATTAGATAATTATTAGTAATCTTAATGAAACGTATTGGCAAATATATAATGCTAGTACGTTTTTTTATAATTTTAGCAAAGAGAAAGAAATTTGGGGAATATTGTGGTAAAATTTATTTGGAAGGGATTTAATTTAAAGTAAGTATTAATATTATAAGTAAGTTTAAGGATGAGAAGGTTATAATTTAGTATTAATTAATTTTAAATCTGTAACTATTCAGCTAACCTAAATAATTATTATTTTAATTTAGAATATCCCTTGATTTTAAATTTGAAATGTAAAATTATTGATTACAACGTTCAATAGTTAATTATTAGTGAATGTAGAAATATATATTGAAATTCTAAGGAGACATTTGATTTATGAATAAAGATAATATAAAGCTTGGAAGTATTGCTGAGGATTTATTTGTAGATATATTTGGAGAAACCTTTGGGGAGGAGAATACGAAATATCTTTTTATTCAATATCCTGTGGCGGATATATATGGCAATCATAGATATATTGACTTTGCTTTAGAAAGTGAAGGAGAGAAAATTGCCATTGAAATAGATGGTGGAACTTATCACGATCCTTCAAAAATTTCTACAAATAAATACTATGATGATTTACTTAAACAAAATAGTTTAGTATATGGAAATTGGAAGGTGTATAGATGGCCCTATAAAATTCTTTTGGAGCAAAGAGAAAGAGTTAAGGACGAGCTTTTAACTTTTCTAGGAGAACTTCCAATGTTCATGGAAAATGAAGATTTTCTTCCAGAGCAAAAGGGAAGGACATTTATATTAAAGGATCATCAAAAGGAAGCTTTGGAGAGTCTTGAAGATATGAGAGAAAAGGGAGAAACCATAGCGCTTTTGTATCATGCTACAGGTACTGGGAAAACGATTACGGCAGTATCGGATGCTAAAAAGGTTGGAAAAAAGACTTTATTTTTGGCACATACTAAAGAACTTATCGGACAAGCTGAAAAAGTCTTTGGAGAGGTATGGGGCGAAGTGGCTTGTGGAACATTTACAGGAGATGTTAAGGAAAAAGATAAACAAGTGGTGTGTGCTACGGTGCAGAGTATAAGCGGAAACTTAGAAGAATTTAACAGAGAAGATTTTGGATATATAATTGTGGATGAAGCCCATCATGGCAGTGCTGAGACTTACAGAAAAATTTTAAGATACTTTAAGCCGCAATTTATATTAGGACTTACAGCTACTCCTGAGAGAAGTGATGGAGAAGAAGTATTAAATATATTTAAAAATGTAGCTCATAGATTGGATTTAAAAAAAGCTGTAGAACTTGGCGAATTAGTACCTATAAGATGTATTAGGGTAAAAACTAATGTAGATATAAGAGATGTGAGAATTCATGGAATAAAATATAACACTCAGGACTTGGAAAGCAAGTTATTTATACCAGAGAGAAATAAACTTATTGTAGATACTTATTTAAAATTTGCAAAAGGAAAGCAGACGGTGGTTTTTTGTGCAAGTGTAGCCCATGCAGAAGAAATAGGAACTTTGTTTAAAAATTCAGGGGTAAGGGCAGAAGCGGTTTCAGGAAGATTAAAATCTAGAAAACGTGAAAAGATTCTAAAAAGTTATGAAAAGGGAGAAATAAATGTACTATGTGCCTGTGACTTATTAAATGAAGGATGGGATAGCCCTAAAACAGAAGTCTTATTTATGGCAAGACCAACCATGTCAAAAACCATATACATGCAGCAGCTAGGCAGAGGTACTAGAAAAAGTGAAGGTAAAGAATATTTGATGGTATTTGACTTTATTGACAATGCAGGTTTATTTAATATGCCTTATTCCTTACATAGAATGTTTAACATAGAAAAATATATTTCTGGCAGTTTAGTTTTAGCAAAGGACAAGGATAAAAGAATGGAAGAGCAGATGCTTTTAAGAGGCGAAAAACCAGAGGCAATACTAGATTTTCCAGTAGATGTTACGGACTATGAGTTAGTAGATTTATTTAACTGGCAAGAAAAAGTTAAGGGAATGATTTCACAGCTAGAATTTGTGAGAATGGTGGACGTGCAAAGTGAAACTTTAAGTAGGTACATAAAAGACGGAAAAATTAAAACGGATTTAGAAGTACCTATGGGCAGCAAAACTGTAAGGTATTTTAATGAAGATACAGTAAAGAAATATGCCAAAGAATTCGGTTGGGATATAATAAATGCATCCAACATGAAAGAAAAGTTTATGGAAATGGTAAAGACCATGGACATGTCTTATTCCTACAAGCCAGTGTTACTAATGGCTATGCTAGAGAACGTTAACGAAAAGGGAAAGGTTCTTATAGATGATATAGTAGATTATTTTATAGATTTTTATGAAGATAGAAAAGCAAGACATTTAGTAGTTGAAAAGAAAAAAAGCCTTTACTGCAGAGAAAAATACTCCAAAACAGAAGTTAAGAGAAACATATTTGCTAACCCCTTTAAGCGATTTGAGGATATGGGATTTATGAAGAAGTCTAAAGATGCTGAATATGTGGAGTTTAATTATTATGTGTGGAAGAAGCTTTCGAGGGAGGAAAGGGTTTGGATTGGGAAGTGGTGTGAGGGAAAGTTGGAGGAGTATTATGGGAGGATTAAGTAATAAATTCAAAGAAAAATATGTTGAATGTAAAAAAACATGAATTTTCTATAAATTCATTAATATATTATTGGGGGGATTGTATAAATGGACAAAGAATTATTAGAATGGATAATAGATGAAATGACTGAAACTCGTTTACAAGATATATGCAAAATAGCTAATGTGAAAATACCAGGTTTTAGGAGTATTAGAAAATATCCTAAAATGTTAATCGTGCCTAATTTATTAAAAAATAAGAATCAATTATTTGAATATTTAAAGCAATTGGCTGATGACTCAGAAGAAAACAGTGAATTTCAGGGCAAAGATATACAAGAAATAGAATCCAGTATTGATATTGAGAATAAGGAAAAAACTATTGAGCAAATTATATATTTAATAACTAGGAATACATTAGAATATACAAATCTTGCAAATAAAACTATTAATATGATTAAAAATAAATATAATAAAGAAAATGATAGTACAATTGATAAAGAAGAAAAAAATAAAGAAATTCAAAATTTAATAAAAAATGAAAAAAAGGATGATAATATGATAGATAGTGAAAAAGTTAATAGTAAATATATAGTTACTGTAAAATGTGAGAATTATAATTTTTGGAATATTTATCCTTTATAAAGTTTGGAAGAAGGAAAAATCAGTAAGATACATAAAAGTGATTATCCTGATTATGGTAATATAAATGTAAATCCATATTTAGAATTTTCTCAAAAAAATTATGACAACATATCCCATTTATGGATATGTAAATTTAATCAAAGTGAATTAGAAGAAATTGAATATAAATCAAAACTTAAAGGAGAAGGTAGAACAAAATTTAAGATTAATGGCGATGAATTAATAAATAATGGTTATATATATGATATCAATAAAGAGGGGATATATGAAATTGGAGAGTTGATTGAAGATTATATAGATTTAGAAGAATTTATATATAATAATGATAAAATAGAGATTAAAAATAAGCCTATTAAAGAAAAAATTTATATAAAAGATAGTAATTATATTTATGGTCCATTTGGATATAAAGAAAATGATAAAGGTGGAGGTTATTATATAAATAAAAGTAGTAATGATTATATAATACAAAGATATTCTATAAATGATAACAAGGAATATATAAATATAAGTGAAATAGAATTAACAAGTGATTATATAAGTTCTAATGTTAAAATAGTATATTTTCATGACAAAGAAAAATTAGTAAGTGAAACATTAGATATAATAAACAAAGAAGAGCTATTAAGAAAACTTAAAGAAATAATAAGTATAAAAAATATGAAGTATTCTAGAAAAGAAATTCAAGAAATACGAAGTAATATTAAATTTATTATAGATAATTCTTTATCAGAAGTAAGAATAAATCGTATAAAAGGTTTAATTAAAAATACGGAAATAACAGATGAATTCATAGAAAATGATTTAATTGAGATAATAGGATTATTATTAGAAAATGAAGAAAAACGAAATATTATTGCAGATGAAATTCTTGAAAAACCTGAAAATTTAAGAAAATTACAGAATGTAGAAATAGTTCAATCTAATATAGAGAATAAAAAAGAAGAATTAAAGAAGTTACAAGAAGAAATAAATGGTAGAAAGAGAGAACTAGAAGAAATAAATATTAAAAATAAAAATTTTACCAATAAAAATATTAATGAATTAATTGAGAAAAGTAATAAAGATGTAAAGGAAATGGAGTGTAAAAAAGAAGAAATAAAAAAAGATATTGAAAAATTAAGCAAAAGGTATGAATTGTGTGAAGAGATAGATGTACTTTATAAAACAATTGATGAACTTAAGAAAAAAGCAAAAGAAGCAGAAGATGATTATAATGTATTTACAAGGAAGAGTCAAACCAGAAAAAATCAAGCGGAAAAGATTGAAGAAGAAATCAAATTAAAATTAAAGAATGCTACAAGTTTAAGCCAATATTCAGATATTGCTTTTGATGGAATGATTGCTAATGAAATGTTAGAATCAGCAGCTAAGTGGATTAAAGGAAAATACATAGAGGATTTTGAAAACTCAATAGGAGCAAAAGAAAATTTTGAAAAAGTTATAGAAGTTAAATCATTTAAACAAGATAATGTTATAGATTATATATATAATAAAATTAATCAAAATAGGGATTATAGTAAAAATGATGTAATTAATATTATGATATGTTTAACCCAAGGATTTTTAACTGTATTTGCAGGGGAACCGGGGGTAGGAAAAACTTCTTTATGTAATATTATTGCCAATGTATTAGGATTATCTAATGAAAATAATGATTATAATCGATTTACAGAAATTGCTGTAGAAAAAGGATGGACATCTAAAAGAGATTTAATAGGATATTATAACCCATTAACTAAATCATTTGATAAAAACAATAGTTCACTTTTTAAAACTTTTAATATATTAGATATAGAATATAAAAAAGGAATTAAGGATTTTCCTTATTATGTGTTATTAGATGAGGCTAATTTAAGTTCTATGGAGCATTATTGGGCAGATTTTATGAGCGTTTGCGATTTAGATAAAGAAAACAGAAAAATCAACTTAGGAGAAGATTATATTTATTATATACCTAAAACATTAAGATTTTTAGCAACAATAAACTATGATCATACAACAGAAACATTATCTCCAAGACTTATAGATAGAGCTTGGATAATTTTATTAGAACCAAATAATTTAGAAATAGAAGATTATGATTTAAACTTATCTTATGAGCAAAATGAAAAATTAAATGATGGTATAATTATGTTTGAAGATATAAATAAATATTTTTCATATTCATCATATGATAATGGTGATGAGGAAACTATAAGTCCAATATATGAAGAATTAAAAAAAATTTATAAAATGTTTAGTGAAAATAATATATCCATAAGTCAAAGAGTTGATAATATGATAAAGAAATATTTAAAAGTAGGATGTACTTTATTTGAAGATACTAATAGTACATCTCATGAATTTGTTGCACTAGATTATGTTATAGCACAAAAAATGTTACCTAAAATTAATGGATATGGTGATAATTATAAGGTATTTTTACAAAACTTAGAAAAGGAATTTAATGAAAAAAATATGATGAAATGCAAAAACATAGTAGAAAGCATAATTGAAAAAGGTAATAACAATATGCAATATTATCAATTTTTTGTTTAAAGAAGGGTAAAGATATGGAATGTAAATTAACATTACAAAGTAAATTAGGTAAGAATGTAGATATAATTTTGACAGAAGTAGTTGAAAATAATATATTTTCAGCTTCTAAAAGTTGTGGAGTAGTTTATAGTAATATGGAATATAGTGCTAAGATAGAATTTGATAAAGATATTAAAAATCTTAAATTCTATGTTAATGATATATTAAGAAATAGTTATTATAGTAATGGAGAAATACATTTTAATGATGAATGTTTTTTAGGTAATAGAATATTTTTGAATTATTTTGGATATGTAAGTATAACAGTTTTTATTGAAACAATTGATGGTAATTATGAATTCTATTCTAGATATTTAGATGTAGCAGTGAGAGATAATATAGCAAGTAATAATGTAAGAAAAATGATAGATTATATAGCTAAAAACGCACAAAAATATTTATTTCAAAAAGATGATAAGGTAAAAGATTTTGCAGATGTAGCGAAAAGTAAAAATAAAAATATTGATACTGAAATTTCTATACTTGAAAATATAGTATTTGAATATGAAAGTAATTTTAAATACTTTAAAGCAGGTGCAAAATATAAAATAAAAAGTGATTATATAGTTGATAAATTTGAAAAGCTAAGGGAAATAAAAAATGAGACAATACAATATATAATATCAAATCCACAACAATTAATAACTGTAAATTATAATACTGGTATTAAATATAATAAGTTGAATTTGCAACCTAAAAAAACACTAATAAATAAAAATGAGCTATGTTATGATATATATGAGAATAAGGTTATCATAGGATTTTTAAAGTATCTTTATAATTTATTAATAGATAAGATAAATTATGTAGAAAGTCAAAATTATAAGCAAGAAAAATGTTTTGTTAAATCTGGATATATATCTTTATCTAATGAAATATATTTAAAGTTAAATGAACCTTTAAATAAATATAAAATAAAATTATGTGATATTAAGAAAAAAATTCAGCAACTTTATTTTATGTACAAGCAGGTTTTAAAATGTGAAGAAGTAACCATAAATAACATTCCTAAACCCTCATCTATTTTGATGGAAATACAGCATTATAGAAAAATATATAAAGTAATACGAGATTGGTTTCAAAGTGGTAATTATAATTTTGAAAATGAAAAAATGATGTTAACATTTTCAGAGGCAAGCCAGATTTATGAATATTACATACTTTTTAATCTTAATAATTATATTATTGAAAATGGATATTATTTAAAAAAGTCAAAAAAATTTTTATATACTCTTAATAAAAGTGCTAAATATGTAAATACAAAATTTGAAAACACGTTTATATTTGAAAAAAATAGTACAAATATAACGGTATATTACCAACCTGTTATTTATCTTGATCAAGTATTTAATGATATAGGGTTATTTAGAAACAACGATATATCATTAAATGGTGAAAAGGCTCAATATTATACTCCGGACTATGTTATAAAAATAAATAAAGAAGGATTATCAGAATTTATAATTTTAGATGCAAAATGGTCTACTAATAAATCTGTTATTAATTATAGATTCAAAGAAATAGTATATAAATATATTTTTTCTATTAGCACAGTCCATAATAATGATAAAATAAGCAAGGTTTGGGTTATAAATGGTCAAGAAATAGAAGACCAAAAGGAGAATATTTATAATTTTTATAATAGTAAATTTAAAAGCAGAAATGATGAGTTACAACCTTCAGCAAAAATTATAACTTTAAATCCTAATGTAGATGTAATTATGCAAAAAAATTTTTTAAATCAATTATTTTCTAGTAACTGGACTAGGAAGAATATATAAAATAATTGCTAGTAACAAAAATATTTTTATAATTTGAAAGTAGATTTAATGATATATGTAATACTAAAAATATATATAAGTTACTTAACTTCTTTAATTTTAAAAGCTAAAAACCCAAATATAGATGTAAGTTCTTTAATAGGAATATAGTTACAGCATTTAATTCTATACTTTCCCTATAAGTAACTTACAAAATTTTTTAAGAAACTAATTTTAATTCAGCAAGTATTGTGTCTAAAGGTATATCATTTTTAGCTTCCTCATAAACAAAACGCACCAATTCTTTAGCCGATAGGCTTTTTATAGACTTTATAGTATCACCAATGGTTTCAAGTTTTTTAGGATTATATAATCTATAAATCTCTAAAAAATTGATTGCTAAAAATGTAAGTAGAAAATACCTCTCGATAGAGAGTATACCTTGAACTTTATATTCGTCAAAACCTAAGTGTGTTTTAAGATATTTGTAATTAGTTTCAATGTTCCATCTATATAGATAGTATTTTATTATAGCTTTATTACTAAGTTCTATGTCTGTAGACATTAGATATACTGGTTCTTTAAAGCTGTCCCCATCAACTTCATAGCAAATTAAGGCTAATGCATTTTCAATCTTTGAAACTTTGCCTTCGTATTTATATACTCTATAATCCTTACCTTCGACGGTAACTACATCTAAGGTAGATGGATTTATATATTTAGCAAATTCCTTAATTTGCATTGAAATTCCTAATGGAGAGATTTTTCTATTAGATTTTAAAGCCCCAATAAAGTTAAAACCTTTTAAAATACAACCATTAATTAACTTTTCGCTAGTGTACCAACTATCAGTAAGACAATATATTTTATCGCAGTTAGAAGGTTTTTCAAAAGAATTAATAAAACCTAAAGCTATATCTGGTTTACTCATAAATTTTTTATTATGATTTTTGCAGTTTTCTTCGTTAAAATAAGACTTATAGTTTAGCGGAATAGACATATCCTCTGCTACAAAATTAGAAGTAACTACACAGTGGGACCAAAGATTTTTACCTTCTGTATGGCAATGATTATAGCTTAATCCTTGCATCTTCTTTGCTTGAGTTTTTGGATTAACAGTATCATCTATAACTAAGAATCCTACGGATTTAGGCTTTATGAGTTTATTAAAATGTAGTTTTAAATAATTAATACGATTTCTATCTATGAGACTATCGTCCCATTTAGAGTTACTCAAAAATCTATATATGGAACTGCTGCTTTTAGCAGCTAGTATATATTCTGAAATCTTTAATAAAGATTTAGTGCCATCTAAATTTATTAATCCATTAATAATAGTGGATATATGATGAAATTGAGGTTTACTCATTCCATAATTTACATCATTTAAGTAATTGTAAAGTTCATCATTAATGGATACAATATGATTAGTAAATTTACTTGGCATACTGACAACCTCCCGTGTTTTAATTGAGTAGTAACTTTTATATATCACGGATAAGGTCAGTGTGCCATATTTATTTTTTGGTAATACTACCAATTTAACTTTTTATTTTGCAGAAGTTAAGTAAAATAATTAAACATAATGGTATAGAAATAACTTCCTTATTGGCAGTTAATCAAGTTGAAATGTTAATAAAAAATAATAGTAGCAATTTAATGGATTTAAAAGTAGATGAGGAGCATATGCTTCATATAGCTGAAAATATTAATGAGGTTCTTCATTTAGCTTCCATAAATAAAGATGATCGTGCTGCGGTCATTGCTTCTTTATTGTTAGCTCAAATTGATTCAAAACTCAATCTTAATGAATCACCATCTATAATTGTAAGGGATATAAATAATAGAGCTGAAGATGTTCTTATACGACATAATAAAAGAGAATTTTATGATTATATTGAAATTAAACTTCCTAATAATATACAAGCTCAGAAGAAATATAAAAAAGCATTAATGAAGACAATGAGTTTATTAAATGAAATTAATATAAAGGCTGCTATGAATTCAGGAACAGATATACTGGGTAAGTTTTATGAAGTATTTTTAAAGTATGGTAATGGAGCAAAAGATATTGGAATAGTATTAATTCCTAGGCAAATTACAAAATTTGCTTGTGAAGTATTAGATATAAATGAGAATGATATAGTATACGATCCAACATGTGGTACAGGAGGCTTTTTAGTATCTGCATATGATTATGTTAGAAAAAATTGTTCTATAGAAAAGTTAGATGATTTTAAAAAACATAAAATTTTTGGAATTGAACAACAACCTAAAATTGCTTCGCTTGCTATTGTAAATATGATATTTAGAGGAGATGGAAAAAATAACATTATTAATGATGATTGTTTAAAAAAACATATTACAAGAAAAAAGATAAATGAATCATTTTCAGCAGAATACTTAACTAGTAATACTAGTGACGAAGAAAGAATTTATAATAAATTTAGGCCTATTACTAAGGTATTAATGAACCCGCCTTTTTCTTTAAAACCTAAAGATGAAAAAGAATATAAATTTATTGAGCATGCGTTAGATCAAATGCAAGATGGAGGAATATTGTTTAGTGTATTACCATATTCGGTATTAGTTAAGCAAGAAGATAGTCTTAGATTTCGAAAAAAATTATTGAGAGATAATACCCTGTTAAGTGTTATTACATTTCCAAAAGATTTATTTTATCCTGTAGGTGTTCAATCAGTAGGAATAATAATAAAAAAAGGTATTTCACATCCATGGAAGCAGAATGTTTTATGGATAAGGGCATTGAAAGATGGGTATATAAAAGTAAAAGGAAAGAGGCTATTTTGTGAGAATGAACAAAATCATATAGAAAAAATAAAAAACCTTGTAAGACAGTTTATTAAAGAACCTAGTATGAGGATTAAAGAAATAGACAAATTTCAGATAGCGTCTGTAATTGATATTAAAGATGATAGTTTAGAATTAGTACCAGAAGTATATTTAACAGAAAATAAAAATTTGCCTTTTTCAGAAATAACAAATGGAATTGATGAAGTTATTACTAGATTTATAGCTTTTTCTATACTTAATAAAATGATTTCATTAGATGAATTAAGTTATATGGGCATAAAAAGTAAAAAAATAGAACATAATTCACCATTAAATTTAATGGAAGTATCAATACTAGATATATTAGGCAAACCTAATAAAGGACCATATCATGTACATGGACAATTATTAGAAGGTGATATTCCATTGATTTCTACTACAACACAAAATAATGGAATTGTTGGATTATATGAAATACCAGACAGAAATATATTCAAAAATGCTATAACTATAGCATGTGATGGAACACCACTTACAACTTTTTATCATCCATATAAATTTACTGCTAAAGATAATGTTATAGTATTTAATCTTTCAAATAAAATTAAATTAGCTACAGTATTTTATATTATAATGGAAATTAATAGAGTTAAATGGAGATTTTCATATGGAAGGAAATGTTATTTAAATAAGGTAGATAAGATAAAAATATTGTTACCATGTAAGAATAATAAAGAAATTGATGATGAATATATAGAAAGATTAATGAAGTCATTTTCGGGGTGGAAATTGGTGAAAAAAATTATAAGTAAGTATAATTAAATTAACAAATTACCTGAAAAAGAGATGTTGAAAAATACAAAATATTTCTTAAATTAAAGAAGAAATCCATTTTGTTAATTATTTTGACTACAATGTCGTAAGGCTTGCCACATTTAAGTATATAAGTTTGGTATAACACAAAGGCAGTATTGAATATTTAATTTCACAAAAATGTAAAGATTTAGATAGAAAAATCGCATAAAAAATTCAACTTTTGTATATAGAATATTGATATAGGACTAGGTATAGATAAAAAAGTAAACTATCTAAACTTTACTAAGTATGGATAGTTTACTTTTAAATATTTATAAATACCAAAGGGGAGAAATGTTTGATTCATATTTAGATGAGTTTTTATTTTCCTTATTAGTATATTTAGCTAATGGGGGTTGTCTATTACATACACTCATACAAAGATTATCAATTTCTTTTGGATTGTCAATAAATTCTCGAATCCACCCTTGTAGAAATAGTGTTGGAGGATCATACTTACTTTCATGATTAGAAGTATAAGAATAAGCTTGCTCTATAATAAATAATTGAGCTAATATTGCAGTAATATTAAGAGAATTTAAAAAATGCTCAAAAATTTCGTTTTTTAATATTTGAATCTCTTTTATTGGGTCATTTCCATAAAATATATTATCAAATGCCAGCAAAAGTGGCTTTTTTAATTCAGGTCTACATCTAACTCTTAAGTTTAAATCAATTAAAACCCTAAGATGGTTAGGGCGGAATTCTCTTTTATTCTCAGAAAACCAAATTTGAAAATTCCTATTTGAATCATAGTTATTAAATCGTTTTGGTAGTTTAGATGGTCTATAAATGTAAATTTCAGAATTATTTTCTTTATAGATTAATTTTTTAGTATCAAATTGTAGTTCTTTTACAATATTTAAGAGTTCATCATATTTCATTAAAAATACCTCCTTGATTTAGATAGTAGTTGTTATTGTAATGATTAAAAGTTTTATTTAAATATAAAATTCTATAGTAAGTAGGTAAATCCTCTTACTTCGATATTGATTAATAAATAATTTTCTGGGGAAAATTCATAATAAATACATTTAGGGGTGAACTTATGGAGAAAAATTTTAAATTGGAGACGGATACCATATGGAATTTTGAAGAAAGAGGTAATTGGTGTACTCATAGGGGGGATTATCCAGGAAACTGGAGTCCATATGTACCTAAAAATATAATATTAAGATATTCTAAAGAAGGGGAGTTTGTTTTAGACCAATTTGTAGGTAGTGGGACGACTTTAATAGAAGCATGTTTATTAAATAGAAAGATTATTGGTTGTGATATTAATGATAGAGCTTTAAATATTTGCAGTGATAGGATTAAAAATCTTAGTAAAAAGGATAATGTATTTTTAAAGAAAAGAGATGCTAGAAATTTGTATGATATAAAAGATGAATCCATAGATTTAATATGTACTCATCCACCATATGCTAACATCATTAAATATAGTAAAAATATAGATGGAGATATATCACTACTTGATATAGAAGAATTTTATGAAGCTATGAAAGATGTGGCTAAAGAATGTTATAGGGTATTAAAAAAAGAAAAGTATTGTTCTATACTTATGGGGGACACTAGAAAAAGAGGATTTATTATTCCTTTAGCATTTAACGTATTGAATATATTCATGAATTCCGGATTTAAATTAAAAGAAATAATAATAAAACAGCAACATAATTGTAAGTCCACTGAATACTGGAGAGATATAAGTATAAAAAGAAATTTTTATTTGATTGCTCATGAGTATTTGTTTGTTTTTAAAAAGTAACTTTTGAATTTTAAATACTAGTAATGTATAATTTATTAGTA
The DNA window shown above is from Haloimpatiens massiliensis and carries:
- a CDS encoding DEAD/DEAH box helicase yields the protein MNKDNIKLGSIAEDLFVDIFGETFGEENTKYLFIQYPVADIYGNHRYIDFALESEGEKIAIEIDGGTYHDPSKISTNKYYDDLLKQNSLVYGNWKVYRWPYKILLEQRERVKDELLTFLGELPMFMENEDFLPEQKGRTFILKDHQKEALESLEDMREKGETIALLYHATGTGKTITAVSDAKKVGKKTLFLAHTKELIGQAEKVFGEVWGEVACGTFTGDVKEKDKQVVCATVQSISGNLEEFNREDFGYIIVDEAHHGSAETYRKILRYFKPQFILGLTATPERSDGEEVLNIFKNVAHRLDLKKAVELGELVPIRCIRVKTNVDIRDVRIHGIKYNTQDLESKLFIPERNKLIVDTYLKFAKGKQTVVFCASVAHAEEIGTLFKNSGVRAEAVSGRLKSRKREKILKSYEKGEINVLCACDLLNEGWDSPKTEVLFMARPTMSKTIYMQQLGRGTRKSEGKEYLMVFDFIDNAGLFNMPYSLHRMFNIEKYISGSLVLAKDKDKRMEEQMLLRGEKPEAILDFPVDVTDYELVDLFNWQEKVKGMISQLEFVRMVDVQSETLSRYIKDGKIKTDLEVPMGSKTVRYFNEDTVKKYAKEFGWDIINASNMKEKFMEMVKTMDMSYSYKPVLLMAMLENVNEKGKVLIDDIVDYFIDFYEDRKARHLVVEKKKSLYCREKYSKTEVKRNIFANPFKRFEDMGFMKKSKDAEYVEFNYYVWKKLSREERVWIGKWCEGKLEEYYGRIK
- a CDS encoding DUF2357 domain-containing protein, whose amino-acid sequence is MECKLTLQSKLGKNVDIILTEVVENNIFSASKSCGVVYSNMEYSAKIEFDKDIKNLKFYVNDILRNSYYSNGEIHFNDECFLGNRIFLNYFGYVSITVFIETIDGNYEFYSRYLDVAVRDNIASNNVRKMIDYIAKNAQKYLFQKDDKVKDFADVAKSKNKNIDTEISILENIVFEYESNFKYFKAGAKYKIKSDYIVDKFEKLREIKNETIQYIISNPQQLITVNYNTGIKYNKLNLQPKKTLINKNELCYDIYENKVIIGFLKYLYNLLIDKINYVESQNYKQEKCFVKSGYISLSNEIYLKLNEPLNKYKIKLCDIKKKIQQLYFMYKQVLKCEEVTINNIPKPSSILMEIQHYRKIYKVIRDWFQSGNYNFENEKMMLTFSEASQIYEYYILFNLNNYIIENGYYLKKSKKFLYTLNKSAKYVNTKFENTFIFEKNSTNITVYYQPVIYLDQVFNDIGLFRNNDISLNGEKAQYYTPDYVIKINKEGLSEFIILDAKWSTNKSVINYRFKEIVYKYIFSISTVHNNDKISKVWVINGQEIEDQKENIYNFYNSKFKSRNDELQPSAKIITLNPNVDVIMQKNFLNQLFSSNWTRKNI
- a CDS encoding IS701 family transposase, with amino-acid sequence MPSKFTNHIVSINDELYNYLNDVNYGMSKPQFHHISTIINGLINLDGTKSLLKISEYILAAKSSSSIYRFLSNSKWDDSLIDRNRINYLKLHFNKLIKPKSVGFLVIDDTVNPKTQAKKMQGLSYNHCHTEGKNLWSHCVVTSNFVAEDMSIPLNYKSYFNEENCKNHNKKFMSKPDIALGFINSFEKPSNCDKIYCLTDSWYTSEKLINGCILKGFNFIGALKSNRKISPLGISMQIKEFAKYINPSTLDVVTVEGKDYRVYKYEGKVSKIENALALICYEVDGDSFKEPVYLMSTDIELSNKAIIKYYLYRWNIETNYKYLKTHLGFDEYKVQGILSIERYFLLTFLAINFLEIYRLYNPKKLETIGDTIKSIKSLSAKELVRFVYEEAKNDIPLDTILAELKLVS